The Rosa rugosa chromosome 1, drRosRugo1.1, whole genome shotgun sequence genomic sequence GCAGCTATGGCGAAAGCACAGTGTTCCCTGACTCGCTTTGAGCTATTCGAATCGCAGAGAACAGATTCGAGCAAGTTCAACACTTTGGACTTCAACACCAAATCTTGCAACTCGCGGTTGAAGCCTTGCGAGACTCGGTCCTCGAACTGAGTCAGTAGCTTGACCAACTCGTCCTCGTTGTCAACTGGGTCCTTTTGTTTCAGAGCTCTCGTTAGGGACTCGAGGCTCTCGCGGTCGATCCAGGCCTGGATTTCCGACTCGATCGAACCGGCGAGTCGGCTCAGCGACTGAGCGGAGGCGCGGCGAGTCAGAAAGGACATTATGCTGTGGTGGGTGTTGGCTTTCCGGAGGGAAGCGACGAGGGTTTTGAGGGTGGCGAGGTGTTGGCAGAGAGTGGAGAGATGTGGGTCTCGGGAGAGGAGCGAGTCGGACTCGGTCTCGAGCTCGAGGAGGGCGTTAATGGCGTTGGACTCGGCCGAGTCGGGACTCGGGTGGGTTTGGAGCTCCTGGGAGGCTTGTTTTAGAGCTTCCAGGACCTTCAGGACTCGTGGGCTGTCTTGCCTTGGTAGGTCTTCCATGTCTATCACCCAATCCCGAAGAAAGATTGAGACTTTATGAGCTAAGTTTTCTTGTAAATTTTTGGGGTGGTAAGGCCTCAACGACCGGTCTTCGTCTCCATTGGCATGCCAACCGGTCTTTGTAGAAAGAGTTAAACTTCCTTGAAAAGTTGGAATTGGTTTCTGATAAAAtgaggattaaaaaaaaaaaaaaaagggttgtgTGTGTTTTTGGAAGATTAACAAGTGTGACTGTAACTTGGGTGTTTCAGAGAAGAGAATGGGGAAGGTGATGACTAAGAACAATGTGGGTCTGGGTTTAGGTGATTTTTGGTGACAACTTAAGGTGGATGAGTGATGAGGTGTATGGCCATGATTCCCTACAACCTTTCTCATCACTTGGCATGAACCATAACTCATGTTACATGCGTCGATGGCCAAATTCTCGTTTTTAATAAGTACCAATATTAGATGCAACATTTAATGTCAAGATACAAGTTTCTTGATGGAGTCGCAATCTTCCCTGTAATGTTGTTACTGCTTCAATTTTTGATCATTTCAATGTGTTTTTTTTATAAGATTTTAGATGCAACGTCTTTCATAATACTTTTCATTCAGTACAATTTAGTTAATTTTGCTTTAGGATTTTGGTCAATCACATATTTTATTGGCCGAGTTGAAAGTAAGTAAGAACTTGTAACTGGTTAGGATTCATGAGGGTTGGTCCAAAGTGCATGTTAGGATTTAATGTAACATGACCAGAAGCATATAAGCTACAGTGTATTGCACTAAGTTTTGTTTCTGGCCAATTAATCAAAGGTGAGGCCTCAATTCACCACTTGTGGTCATTTATAGATTATGTACTACATTATGAATCACACAATGTTCAATAATGAAAAGTGGGTTAGTCCACTAGTATATGCACCTCCATATATAACAAATGTAGCCTACAATATGATAactatttatttcataaaattcAATATCATTATATTTCGGGTCAGTTCCACTTTATGTACACAACTACAAGTAACAAGATGCTTTATTTCTTATTTGTTAATAAGTTTTTGGCTCCTTCAAATAATTGATGGGTCCAAATTCATGAACATGAATTGTGGGGTTTGGATTTTCCCTTATAATGAGCACgagttaaaaacttaaaattgtttttatttttattttttgccaaCGAGAATTAGATGCGAGCCCGCCTATTTCCTTATAAAGCAATGTTGAATGAATTACCCGATAAACATTCCCAACTTAGTTTGATTGTATCTTTATAAAAGACGTGTTTTCAATTCACCTAAAAATGCTTAGGTTACTCTCTCTGAGAGGTGGGTGGAGGCCGTGGCTTCTTGGCGGCGGCTCTGCAAATTGGGCTGGAGGATATGGGATTTCCCTCTCATCTGGTCGACGGGGGATTAAAGGCGGCGGGGCTCCTCGTTGTCGGCTTCTCAAAATTTTGcttcttgttttcttgtttgggGTCGTATGCTTTGGCAACAGTGATGGGAATTTCAGGCCGCACAAGGCAGCGGCGGTGGGATGTGTCCCTGGGCAATCTGGATCAATGAGGGTCCCGGGGTCTCGATGCTTGGTGGCGTCTGAGCAGGAAGATTTGGTGGTCGCAGCCGGTTGGGGTGCGAACTGGAGCTTCGGCCGGTGGCCTGGGGTGGATTCTCGACCTCTGTTGCTGGCAATCGAGGATTGCGACGGAGGTGGCGACGTCAACTACCTTGGACTGGGGTTGACTGTGGATTGGTGCGGCGAAGGTTACGGTGGCCTGCTGGGTCAGTTGTCGACCGGCGTCGTTGAAGGGAGGAAGACTGGTGGTTGGCGGCTGATGGCTGGCGTGTCCAAGTGGTTGGGTGGCCTCATCAATTCCAGCTGGGCTTGGTACTCTTTTGGGCTTCcatctgctagggtttcttgtTTGGGTCTAGGCCTATTTCTGTGGGCttggattttatttattttttactaTTATTACGTTGTAAGGACTCCGTTTCCTCTGGGGAAGGAGTTCATAGGGTCTCTCTGAGAATATGTCGCCAAAAATGTCCGTAGCATCTGTGCCCCTTTGATTCTCATGGATGCTTTAGGGTAGTTTTGGCTGAGCTTCATGATCTTTAAAAAGGTTGAATTACTTAGGTAGTGACTCTTTTGACAGTCCCACAGGGATGggtcattatgtgtaatttcgcTGATCAATGCAAGAAGTTGAcaattctctaaaaaaaaaacttagtttGATTGTAATCTCTCAAGTAATAGAGTAAATAAGTTGCTGTACACAAATGATTGAGAACAAATGAGGTAATTAgggctaattttttttttcttaaaccCTTGATGGTAGGGCTAATTATATGTAAGAGTAAGGATGTAGATTATAGTCAGATAACGAAATGAAAGAGATTTAGAGTTTTAGACCGCGAGTCTATAGTGTTACAGCATTTTTGGtgtattttcttgttttaataTTGGATAAATGAGTGTAAAGGTTGAAAGTGTTTTAACTTTATTGAGTTTTAAGCTCTCTATTTAAATGACAAGTTTGtctatatttttctttgttcttcattttATCGGCCGGCCCATTTAATTAGGCTGGGATGACTACCTTTAAATTTTGGGTTCTTGTCTTTTTATACTGACTCACAATAACTTAATTTAATAACGACGTACAAtaaattagatttctgaaccTTTCAAACATGAAAGAATTCAtttcccttttcaaaaaaaaaaaaaaaattcatttcctAGACAATTTTCCTTACTTTCCTAGATAATTTAGGTAAGATTTAGGGTTCAAGGAGGAGCTCTCTAATTCTAAAGTTTCGATTAACGTATATCGTGGCCAATTGGTTCTATAGTCCTAAGCACTAACACAACTCGCCCACTCATATATCTTCCTCCCTTTCTTCCCTCTCTAATTCCTTGAGTCACTAACAATGGCAGATGGTGACGACTCCGCGGTTGCAAAGACATCGATCAACGATGACGTCTCCATCGCCTCttccgccgccgccaccgcaAGAGAAGCCCACAAGACTCTAGTACGGGCGTGGCTTGTATTCCCAAGCCTACTACAAAGAGATGGATAATAATATCTCACACCTCAGTTTTGAACTATATATTTTAGGGTTAGTTAATTACTATGCGTTATGTACTAATCTTATTTGCAATACGATCTAGCATTCTCTTTAACTTTTTGTTTGTTCTATCTCTACTAGAAAGAACACACCCCTGTATGCATGATTATCTGCGTAGACATAAGGCAAGTTTTGTTTTCATATGATTTTGTTTCCCCCACCCCCAAGAAAGCTCAGGATCATGACCTAGCAGTTTCTACCAGATATATATGCAATTCTCAAGTCTCAACCAATATCTCGTTCGTGGCCTAAAGCTTATGTTCATGTTTAGCTGGAGTCGTTATCCCCTCTCAAACTCTTCTATGTACCAAGTTAAGCTCAAATCTACTACCGTTGATTTCAAACAATTACCTTTTATTAAACACAGCTCGATTTAGCTCAAATAATGCCTTAAAAAAAGTCTCATTGAAAAACGACGAAATCTACTAGACTCAATATATGATACAGAATTCAAACCATGGAAAAGCGAAAAATTATTTGAAAAGCCATAAAatgtaacaaagaaaaagaaaaagaaatctaaCCTGAAGCATAAATCAATTTTGATAATAATTTCATTGCTGGtctaacaaaaattaaaaaaaaaaaaaaaaaaaaaaaaacaaaatccacCAATGTTGACACGTGCTCCTCACTCAGACAAAAATGCTCCACACTCCCCATATTCCCTATCACACTGACAGGCCGCCATACCAGCATGGGTCCCACAACCACTACCAAACAAATCAAGCTCCGCCAGCTAAGCAATCCCGATCTCCAATGCAACCACAGAGAATCGTTACCCGCAAACCCACGCCACGCCAGGCCACGTCAGCGGACCTGATGCTGGTAACTTACGCCTCTTAACTGATTTTTCAGAGCTTCTGGAGATTtcatctcatctctctctcccctcatCAAGTTGTTCAGGTACCCAAATCaatttggttttttcttttctgggaaTAATTTCATATTGAATTTGATGAATGACGATTGTTCTTGTTTCCAGCTCAAACTTTGTTCTTACAcaaaaatttgaattttgtgaAACCTTTGTTTCAGTCTGCTGTTCTTCTCTTAAAGTTGATACCTTTGCATTAACAATCTGCACGTACTCCATTTATTTCAATAAAGTTTGATTCTTTATCAGTGTATCTTGCTATAAACAATTTCAGTGTTGTTGGGTTGCATAATTTGTGAGGTGAAATTTGAATTGAATCTATGTTGGTGCTTTAATTCTGGGTTTTCTATGCAGTACGTTCTAGCTTAACTGTGATGTTGTGAGTGAACAACTATGGCTGGGGTTGCTAGGATGGAATCCATGCTGGTTCAATTTGTTGtcagttgtttggtgttgtTGAGCTGTTTGAGAAATGGGAATGCAGGAATGACTAGTAGCTTTGTTCGGTCCGAGTATCCATCGGTTGATATTCCGCTTGATCATAAAGTGTTTTCTGTTCCAAAGGGTCATAATGCTCCACAGCAAGTGAGTGATCAGTGTACATAACTCAGTTTGTTTTATTCTTTCGACGCAATTTTAGTGGTTTCTGATTTTGATCAAGGCTTGTTTTTCTCGAAATTTAAGTGGTATATTGGTGCAATTCGTTAGCATTCATGCTTGTGATTATAGTTGATGAATTGGCTGCTATGGTCATATTAACTTTTGAGTCATATAATTCCTTTGTAATTTGTATCATCGCATTATCTGCCGTTTCTctttgttttgagttttgatgttCTTGAATACTTTAAACCTTCTTTGCAGGTGCATATCACCCAAGGTGACTATGATGGAAAGGCTGTGATCATCTCATGGGTTACAGCTGATGAGCCTGGGACAAGTAAAGTACAATATGGCACATCAGAGAAGAAGTACCAGTTTTCTGCAGAGGGGACTATAACAAACTACACCTTCTATGAATACAAATCTGGATACATCCATCACTGTCATGTTGATGGCCTAGAGGTAAATatgatctttttttttgaagtagtACCTTGTTGAGTATGATTTTCATTTATGGCTTAATCTTCCCTTGAGATATATTAATACATGACATGTTGTATGGTGAGATATAAATCGTGCTCCTATTCGCCAAATTAATATTTCACCAGacttccttttctctctgttcttttattttcttacaTTTCCATAAAGCATCAGTTATTTCTCATTTTCAGCATGACACTAAGTACTACTACAAAATTGGAAGTGGCGATTCTTCTCGAGAATTTTGGTTTATAACACCTCCAAAGATTAGTCCAGATGCTCCTTACAAATTTGGAATTATAGGTGAGTTGCTCTATCTGGAAATCTTACGGAAAAAGTTGGTTTCAAATCATTTCTCCATTTCAATGATTGTTGTGTCGTGTTTTTGCTTGCTATTCCAAGCATTTAGGCTGAACTCTGCCAATCTCATCCTCACTGCACTTTTACCTTAATAAATTGGCTTATGCTGTAACCACCGTCTGATACTTATATTCTAAGGTTCTTTTTAATTTAGACAATCTCGAATTTGTGGCTACCATTAATAAATAGTTATTTGTATATTGCAGGTGATTTGGGTCAGACATTTAACTCCCTGTCAACTCTTGAGCATTACATGCAGAGTGGAGGGCAGGCTGTCTTATTTCTTGGGGATCTTTCTTATGCTGATAGATATCAGTATAACGATATTGGTATAAGGTGGGATTCATGGGGGCGATTTGTTGAGCAGAGTACTGCATATCAATCATGGATTTGGTCTGCTGGCAATCACGAAATTGATTACATGCCTTATCTGGTAAAGTATCAAATGGATATATCTAGAGAACTGTCTAATGTCTGAGTTAACTTTTTTCACTCTGGAGTCTTTTTCTATCTTTGCATGTTATTGTTAGTGTCCATTTGTCTAACATTATGGACATACTTATACACCCTGATCTATTCATAAAGTAATATCTTGATATGTTCTTACCATGTCCTTTGCTCTCATTGTGTGGTCGGTGAGCCTGGAAGTTTCTGTATTTAAGGGATTTGCTTTTCATAACCTTTGCATTCTGACATGAACTCATCATAGCTGATGTTATTTTTATGGTTAATTTTTATTGTCTCATTTtggaaattaaagaaaaaccTAAAAACCATTCAACATCATAATTTTGCTGGATTGTTTAATTATAAAATAGTAGATACTTTTCTAAGTGGTTTAACTTCAACATTATCTCAGTCAGACCATATCCAGATTAGTCATTTAGAGAGGTGATGTACAATGTCATGAGCATATGGTCAGTAAACATTCATCTTAAGTTATCTGGATCCCAAGTACCAGATGGTAGGTTGCTGCTTAACTTATGTATCATTCTgcaaaataagtaaataactaaTTAAACTCTTTATTTATGTTGCTAGGAAGATAATGTGTTGTTTAATAAGAATCATCACCTCACACAAAGCTGAGCACACAGTTTGAAATAATATTGTTGTAAACATCCATTGATGTTTAAAGATTTGTCTCTATGGTGTGTAAGCATACATGATATATAACTTACTGTGCTAAAAAACTCCTGCACCTTTTTCATAGTTTAACTTGGGAAATGTTACTTTCTTAACTATTCACTTTTTACATATCCAGGGGGAAGTTACTCCATTCAAAAACTATCTTCAGCGGTATGCTACTCCTTATTACGCCTCCAAAAGTAGCAATCCTCTTTGGTATGCCATCAGACGTGCCTCGGCTCATATAATAGTGCTGTCCAGTTATTCTCCATTTGGTAATTACTTCCCACACCTACATTTTTGTAAAGGATTTATATTTTCTTCGTTGTGCTTGTATTTCTTACGAAAATGTTTATAACTTTGTCATCAGTGAAATACACGCCTCAATGGATGTGGCTGCGAGAAGAATTGGAAAGGGTTGACAGGGAAAAGACACCTTGGCTGATAGTCCTTATGCATATTCCAATCTACAATAGTAATGATGCACATTACATGGAAGGCGAAAGCATGCGATCAGTATTTGAGAGTTGGTTTGTTCATTACAGAGTTGATGTAGTGTTTGCTGGCCATGTCCATGCATATGAAAGATCAGTATGCTTTCTTTACCCTTATTTTCCAGTCATCTCAATGTACAATCTTTTTTGGGGTCAAATAATCTATTCATCTTCATAATGAATAAGATTCATGttcttttttcctttccattctttGCAGTATAGAATCTCAAATATACACTACAACGTAACAAGTGGTTACCAGTACCCCATACCAGACAAGTCAGCTCCTGTCTACATAACTGTTGGAGATGGAGGGAACCAAGAAGGTCTTGCTGGAAGGTAAGCTAGTTATAGTTCTTTAATTACAGTTCGTGTTTGCTCTAATAAGTAAAGATGAGGCAAACTTCACCATGATTACTTATTCACTCTTTATGAAGTTCTCGTATAGCACTCTAATTCTTGTCTAATAAGTACTGTTCCATGGTTTCTATAGGTTTAGAGATCCACAACCAGAATATTCTGCATTCCGAGAAGCGAGCTATGGGCATTCAACACTGGAGATTCATAACCGGACACATGCACTTTACCACTGGAACCGCAATGATGACGG encodes the following:
- the LOC133709635 gene encoding bifunctional purple acid phosphatase 26, yielding MAGVARMESMLVQFVVSCLVLLSCLRNGNAGMTSSFVRSEYPSVDIPLDHKVFSVPKGHNAPQQVHITQGDYDGKAVIISWVTADEPGTSKVQYGTSEKKYQFSAEGTITNYTFYEYKSGYIHHCHVDGLEHDTKYYYKIGSGDSSREFWFITPPKISPDAPYKFGIIGDLGQTFNSLSTLEHYMQSGGQAVLFLGDLSYADRYQYNDIGIRWDSWGRFVEQSTAYQSWIWSAGNHEIDYMPYLGEVTPFKNYLQRYATPYYASKSSNPLWYAIRRASAHIIVLSSYSPFVKYTPQWMWLREELERVDREKTPWLIVLMHIPIYNSNDAHYMEGESMRSVFESWFVHYRVDVVFAGHVHAYERSYRISNIHYNVTSGYQYPIPDKSAPVYITVGDGGNQEGLAGRFRDPQPEYSAFREASYGHSTLEIHNRTHALYHWNRNDDGKKMATDAFVLHNQYWGTNHRRRKLKKHYARKYIDRVAAY